In Inquilinus sp. Marseille-Q2685, the following proteins share a genomic window:
- a CDS encoding TetR/AcrR family transcriptional regulator, whose protein sequence is MGRKLDPERYEARRREILEAAIVCFARNGFHQTTTAQICAEAGMSSGNIFHYFANKEAIIEAIVAEDRRETAAYFAGLDAVEDQFGAILGFLDSSLEYAVDETTVRLILEIAAESIRNPAIGAVVTASDAEARAGLAQVVRRAIARGQVDAGLDPDATATWIMALVDGVFSRLSIDPGFKPLEQAPMLRLIVERFLRPGGQA, encoded by the coding sequence ATGGGGCGCAAGCTCGACCCCGAGAGATATGAGGCCCGGCGGCGGGAGATCCTGGAGGCGGCGATCGTCTGCTTCGCCCGCAACGGCTTCCACCAGACCACCACGGCGCAGATCTGCGCCGAGGCGGGGATGAGCTCGGGCAACATCTTCCACTACTTCGCCAACAAGGAAGCGATCATCGAGGCGATCGTGGCGGAAGACCGGCGCGAGACTGCCGCCTATTTCGCCGGTCTCGATGCGGTGGAGGACCAGTTCGGCGCGATCCTCGGCTTCCTCGACAGCTCGCTGGAATACGCGGTGGACGAGACCACCGTGCGCCTGATCCTGGAGATCGCGGCCGAGTCCATCCGCAACCCCGCGATCGGTGCGGTGGTGACGGCGTCGGACGCCGAGGCCCGGGCCGGCCTGGCGCAGGTCGTGCGCCGGGCGATTGCGCGCGGCCAGGTCGATGCCGGCCTCGACCCCGACGCGACGGCCACCTGGATCATGGCTCTGGTCGACGGCGTTTTCTCCCGCCTCTCGATCGACCCCGGCTTCAAGCCGCTGGAGCAGGCGCCGATGCTGCGCCTGATCGTCGAGCGCTTCCTTCGGCCCGGGGGGCAAGCATGA
- a CDS encoding MFS transporter: protein MRPVRSPIAYRRRLPVLGSIAAGGLSAIGNSVAMVALPWFVLTLTGSPLWTGIAAAAGMVPLIAGMLVGGGLVDRFSPRWIAVGGDLASALSVAAVPLLHHLDALGIGGLIALIAVGSLMDGPAGIAAESRHPELARLAGFRLERIKAVDELVENASVLVGPALAGAMIALVGIGDTLWLTAACSLAAAILDVVSLPARRKTSRSGPAPTGIAGALEGARFLLRDPLMRSLILLGTLFGVAFGALEAVVMPAFFRETGQGAASLGLFLSAAGGGAIAGTLAYAAWSHRVRGRLVLLAGCAVETLAMLVLTFAPPIPVLVAAGALAGFATGPIGPIVATATLKRVPVRLRGRALGIADAIELAAIPAAIVAAGAVVELLGAAPVLLALAVALGAITLLAAGLPGLRQLDAGRPSHHPSPAVTR, encoded by the coding sequence ATGCGGCCCGTCCGCTCTCCAATCGCGTACCGGCGCCGCCTGCCGGTGCTCGGCAGCATCGCCGCGGGCGGGCTGTCTGCGATCGGCAATTCGGTCGCCATGGTGGCGCTGCCCTGGTTCGTCCTGACCCTGACCGGCAGCCCGCTGTGGACCGGCATCGCCGCCGCGGCCGGCATGGTGCCGCTGATCGCCGGCATGCTGGTCGGCGGCGGCCTGGTCGACCGCTTCAGCCCACGCTGGATCGCCGTCGGCGGGGACCTAGCCAGTGCGCTCTCGGTCGCGGCCGTCCCCCTGCTGCACCACCTGGACGCGCTCGGCATCGGCGGGCTCATCGCGCTGATCGCGGTCGGCTCGCTCATGGACGGGCCGGCCGGCATCGCCGCCGAGAGCCGGCATCCGGAGCTCGCGCGCCTCGCCGGCTTCCGGCTGGAGCGGATCAAGGCGGTCGACGAGTTGGTGGAGAATGCCAGCGTGCTGGTCGGGCCGGCCCTGGCCGGCGCCATGATCGCGCTGGTCGGCATCGGCGACACGCTGTGGCTGACCGCCGCCTGCTCGCTGGCCGCGGCGATCCTCGACGTCGTCTCCCTGCCGGCGCGCCGCAAGACGAGCCGGTCGGGACCGGCCCCAACCGGCATTGCCGGTGCGCTCGAAGGCGCGCGCTTCCTGCTGCGCGATCCGCTGATGCGCAGCCTGATCCTGCTCGGCACGCTGTTCGGCGTCGCCTTCGGCGCGCTCGAGGCGGTGGTGATGCCGGCCTTCTTCCGCGAGACCGGGCAGGGCGCGGCCAGCCTCGGCCTGTTCCTGTCCGCGGCCGGCGGCGGCGCCATCGCCGGCACGCTGGCCTATGCCGCCTGGTCGCATCGCGTCCGCGGCCGCCTGGTGCTGCTGGCCGGCTGCGCGGTCGAGACACTGGCCATGCTGGTGCTGACCTTCGCGCCGCCCATTCCGGTCCTGGTCGCGGCCGGCGCGCTGGCCGGCTTCGCCACCGGGCCGATCGGCCCGATCGTCGCGACCGCGACCCTGAAGCGCGTGCCGGTCCGGCTGCGCGGCCGCGCCCTCGGCATCGCCGATGCGATCGAGCTGGCGGCGATCCCGGCCGCCATCGTTGCGGCCGGCGCCGTGGTCGAGCTCCTCGGCGCCGCGCCGGTCCTGCTCGCGCTCGCCGTCGCGCTCGGCGCCATCACTCTACTGGCCGCCGGCCTGCCCGGGCTGCGGCAGCTCGATGCCGGACGCCCCTCCCATCATCCATCGCCTGCGGTGACACGATGA
- a CDS encoding efflux RND transporter periplasmic adaptor subunit, whose amino-acid sequence MTNDSPSQPGARRPRARRILLFLGVAVVAVAAGAALLDASDEGPAPVPAAEAAPRTVTTEIAALRRLDVVVPVTGTLVARDEIAIGTAVDGQRVAEVLVEEGDHVAAGQVLLRLETDILEAQRRDAEGRVARARSAAAQQGAMLSDAEAKARRAEQLVAANALSREEHGARRTAFLAARHALSAAEAELAQADAQLVEAQSRLERAVIRAPADGIVSERLARIGAMAGSEPLVRLIRGGEVELEAEVPEADLPRIAAGQAAQVRATGLDRAVDGRVRLVAPKVDRQTRLGVARIALPPGPDLRPGIFARRLVRVGEREVLTVGEGAVTHGPHDGGAAGFVVGADDRVVRRAVQTGARQDGRVEIRSGLAAGDRVVAAAGAFIRDGERVAPLSPGAAEARR is encoded by the coding sequence ATGACGAACGACAGTCCCTCGCAGCCCGGCGCGCGGCGTCCGCGCGCGCGCCGCATCCTGCTGTTCCTCGGTGTCGCCGTCGTTGCCGTGGCCGCCGGGGCGGCGCTGCTCGACGCCTCCGATGAGGGGCCGGCCCCCGTGCCGGCGGCCGAGGCCGCGCCGCGCACCGTCACCACCGAGATCGCGGCGCTGCGGCGGCTGGATGTGGTCGTGCCGGTCACGGGGACGCTGGTGGCGCGCGACGAGATCGCGATCGGCACCGCGGTCGACGGCCAGCGCGTCGCCGAGGTGCTGGTGGAGGAGGGCGACCACGTCGCCGCGGGCCAGGTGCTGCTGCGGCTGGAGACCGACATCCTCGAGGCCCAGCGGCGCGACGCCGAAGGCCGCGTCGCCCGTGCCCGGTCGGCGGCGGCGCAGCAGGGGGCGATGCTGTCGGATGCCGAGGCGAAGGCCCGCCGGGCGGAGCAGCTCGTCGCCGCCAATGCGCTGAGCCGGGAGGAACATGGCGCGCGCCGGACGGCCTTCCTGGCCGCCCGGCACGCGCTGAGCGCCGCCGAGGCCGAACTGGCCCAGGCGGACGCCCAGCTGGTCGAGGCGCAGTCGCGGCTGGAGCGGGCGGTGATCCGGGCGCCGGCCGACGGCATCGTCTCCGAACGCCTGGCGCGGATCGGGGCGATGGCCGGAAGCGAGCCGCTGGTCCGGCTGATCCGCGGCGGCGAGGTCGAGCTGGAGGCCGAGGTGCCGGAGGCCGACCTGCCCCGGATCGCCGCCGGCCAGGCGGCGCAGGTCCGCGCCACCGGGCTGGACCGCGCGGTGGACGGCCGTGTCCGCCTCGTCGCGCCCAAGGTCGACCGGCAGACGCGGCTCGGCGTCGCCCGCATCGCCCTGCCGCCCGGCCCCGACCTGCGCCCCGGCATCTTCGCCCGCCGCCTCGTGCGGGTCGGCGAGCGCGAGGTGCTGACGGTGGGCGAGGGGGCGGTGACTCACGGCCCCCATGACGGCGGCGCCGCGGGGTTCGTCGTCGGTGCCGATGACCGAGTTGTCCGGCGTGCGGTGCAGACCGGGGCGCGGCAGGACGGCCGGGTCGAGATCCGGTCCGGGCTGGCCGCCGGCGACCGGGTGGTCGCGGCCGCCGGCGCCTTCATCCGCGACGGGGAGCGGGTCGCTCCGCTTTCGCCCGGCGCCGCGGAGGCTCGGCGATGA
- a CDS encoding efflux RND transporter permease subunit: MTGGISSWAIRRPVPTIVLFLALVAAGWTAFLRLPVNANPPISFPVVPVTVPQADAAPAELETQVPRRVEGAIAGLAGVRHIQSTVSRGSSQTTVEFRLGVDPDRATNDVRDAVAQIRSDLPQAIEEPVVARLDVEGGAILYYVVRAPGMTPLALSWFVEDTIGRELLTVPGVQRVQRLGGVDREIRVELDPDRLAALGISATEVNAQLRARNADVPGGRSDVAGREQSIRTLGAAGSVEALAERPIALPGGRWAALSDLARVSDGAAEARSFSRYDGDPVVGFSVSRAKGSSDTEVAAAVAGRLAEIGARMPGVAIEEVISTVEYTYESYDAAMHTLLEGALLTVLVVFVFLRDWRATLIAALAMPLSILPTFVAMLVFGFTLNSISLLALTLVIGILVDDAIVEVENIDRHIHQGKRPYRAAIDAADAIGLAVVATTLTIVAVFTPVSFIGGVVGQYFRQFGLTVAIAVLASLLVARLVTPLMAAYLLQPKPAAAEAAPGRRSWLGDRYVRLLGWTLDHRRMTLGIAAAIFVASLMLAPLLPSGFLPESDSNVSQLKVELPPGTALAETDRVTGRIAAALRERPEVAHVLVMTSAVNDATVIIRLRPRAERGMTRKQFERAVRPLVAAVPDIRFAFLNDGGAKDVSVILAGDDPGLLAETARALEAQMRGLPQLANVQSSEPLPQPELLIRPRFDEAARLGVSVEAIGTMARIATVGDTNANSAKFNLADRQIPIRVLIASGARADPEVLRQLRILGDGGTAVPLTSVADLGFGSGEAEIERLDRKRRVAVEADLNGVPLGTALAAVAALPAMAALPPGVQEVPYGDAEYMAEMFANFALAMGTGVLLMLAVLILLFRDFLQPVTILVALPLSVGGALLALLLYGAALDLSSTIGLLMLMGIVGKNSILLVDFAIEARRRGLPRRAALLEAGAMRARPIVMTTLAMVAGMAPAALGIGADAGFRAPMAVAVIGGLVTSTLLSLVFVPVVFSVMDDLRAWLAPRLGRLTSVTPADLAADEAAAGLMARSRPQR, translated from the coding sequence ATGACCGGCGGCATCTCCTCCTGGGCGATCCGCCGGCCGGTGCCGACCATCGTCCTCTTTCTCGCGCTGGTCGCGGCGGGGTGGACCGCGTTCCTGCGCCTGCCGGTGAACGCCAACCCGCCGATCTCCTTCCCGGTCGTGCCCGTGACGGTCCCCCAGGCCGATGCGGCGCCGGCCGAGCTGGAGACCCAGGTCCCCCGGCGGGTGGAGGGCGCCATCGCCGGCCTGGCCGGCGTCCGCCATATCCAGTCGACCGTATCGCGCGGCTCGTCCCAGACGACGGTGGAGTTCCGGCTCGGTGTCGACCCGGACCGGGCCACCAACGATGTGCGCGACGCCGTGGCCCAGATCCGGTCGGACCTGCCGCAGGCGATCGAGGAGCCGGTCGTGGCCCGCCTCGACGTCGAAGGCGGCGCGATCCTCTACTATGTGGTACGCGCTCCGGGGATGACGCCGCTGGCGCTGTCCTGGTTCGTCGAGGACACGATCGGGCGCGAGCTGCTGACGGTCCCCGGCGTCCAGCGCGTGCAGCGGCTGGGCGGGGTCGACCGCGAGATCCGGGTCGAGCTCGATCCGGACCGCCTCGCCGCGCTCGGCATCTCGGCCACCGAGGTCAATGCCCAGCTCCGCGCCCGCAACGCCGACGTCCCGGGCGGGCGCAGCGACGTCGCCGGCCGCGAGCAGTCGATCCGCACCCTCGGCGCCGCCGGCAGCGTGGAAGCCCTCGCGGAGAGGCCGATCGCTTTGCCGGGCGGACGCTGGGCGGCGCTGTCCGACCTCGCCCGGGTCAGCGACGGCGCGGCCGAAGCCCGCAGCTTCTCACGCTATGACGGCGATCCCGTGGTCGGCTTCTCCGTCTCCCGCGCCAAGGGATCGAGCGACACGGAGGTGGCCGCGGCCGTGGCCGGCAGGCTGGCCGAGATCGGCGCCCGCATGCCCGGGGTGGCGATCGAGGAGGTGATCTCCACCGTCGAATACACCTATGAAAGCTACGACGCGGCCATGCACACGCTGCTGGAAGGCGCGCTGCTGACCGTGCTGGTCGTCTTCGTCTTCCTGCGCGACTGGCGGGCGACGCTGATCGCGGCCCTGGCCATGCCGCTGTCGATCCTGCCGACCTTCGTCGCCATGCTAGTGTTCGGCTTCACCCTCAACAGCATCAGCCTGCTGGCGCTGACCCTCGTGATCGGCATCCTGGTCGACGACGCCATCGTCGAGGTCGAGAACATCGACCGGCATATCCATCAGGGCAAGCGGCCCTACCGCGCCGCGATCGACGCGGCGGACGCGATCGGCCTCGCCGTGGTGGCGACGACGCTGACCATCGTGGCCGTGTTCACGCCGGTCAGCTTCATCGGCGGCGTGGTTGGGCAGTATTTCCGGCAATTCGGGCTGACCGTCGCCATCGCCGTCCTGGCGTCGCTCCTGGTGGCGCGGCTGGTGACGCCGCTGATGGCCGCCTATCTGCTGCAGCCCAAGCCGGCGGCGGCCGAGGCGGCCCCTGGCCGGCGGTCGTGGCTGGGCGACCGCTATGTCCGGTTGCTGGGCTGGACGCTCGACCACCGGCGCATGACGCTCGGCATCGCCGCGGCGATCTTCGTCGCCTCGCTGATGCTGGCGCCGCTGCTGCCGTCGGGCTTCCTGCCGGAGAGCGACAGCAACGTCTCGCAGCTCAAAGTCGAGCTGCCGCCGGGAACGGCGCTGGCCGAGACCGACCGCGTCACCGGCCGGATCGCGGCGGCGCTGCGCGAGCGGCCGGAGGTCGCCCACGTCCTGGTGATGACCTCGGCCGTCAACGACGCCACGGTCATCATCCGCCTGAGGCCGCGTGCCGAGCGCGGGATGACGCGCAAGCAGTTCGAACGGGCGGTGCGCCCGCTGGTCGCGGCGGTCCCCGACATCCGCTTCGCCTTCCTCAACGATGGCGGGGCCAAGGACGTGTCGGTCATCCTGGCGGGCGATGATCCGGGGCTGCTGGCCGAGACCGCCCGCGCGCTGGAGGCCCAGATGCGCGGCCTCCCGCAGCTCGCCAATGTGCAGTCGAGCGAACCGCTGCCCCAGCCCGAATTGCTGATCCGGCCGCGCTTCGACGAGGCGGCCCGGCTGGGCGTCTCGGTCGAGGCGATCGGCACCATGGCGCGGATCGCGACGGTGGGCGACACCAACGCCAACTCGGCCAAGTTCAACCTGGCCGACCGGCAGATCCCGATCCGCGTCCTGATCGCCAGCGGCGCCCGGGCCGATCCCGAGGTGCTGCGACAGTTGCGGATTCTCGGCGACGGCGGGACGGCGGTGCCCCTGACCTCGGTCGCCGATCTCGGCTTCGGCAGCGGCGAGGCCGAGATCGAGCGCCTCGACCGCAAGCGGCGCGTCGCGGTCGAGGCGGACCTGAACGGCGTCCCCCTCGGCACGGCGTTGGCGGCCGTGGCCGCACTCCCGGCCATGGCGGCGCTGCCGCCGGGCGTGCAGGAGGTGCCTTATGGCGACGCCGAATACATGGCAGAGATGTTCGCCAACTTCGCCCTGGCCATGGGCACCGGCGTGCTGCTGATGCTGGCGGTGCTGATCCTGCTGTTCCGGGACTTCCTGCAGCCGGTGACGATCCTCGTCGCCCTGCCGCTGTCGGTCGGCGGGGCGCTGCTGGCCTTGCTGCTGTACGGGGCGGCGCTCGACCTGTCCTCGACCATCGGCCTCCTGATGCTGATGGGCATCGTCGGCAAGAACTCGATCCTGCTGGTCGACTTCGCCATCGAGGCCCGGCGCCGGGGCCTGCCGCGCCGGGCCGCGCTCCTGGAGGCCGGGGCGATGCGGGCGCGCCCGATCGTCATGACCACGCTCGCCATGGTCGCCGGCATGGCGCCGGCCGCGCTCGGCATCGGCGCCGATGCCGGCTTCCGGGCGCCGATGGCGGTCGCGGTGATCGGCGGCCTGGTCACCTCGACCCTGCTCAGCCTCGTCTTCGTCCCGGTGGTCTTCAGCGTCATGGACGATCTGCGGGCCTGGCTGGCGCCGCGGCTCGGCCGGCTGACCTCGGTGACCCCGGCCGATCTGGCGGCTGACGAAGCGGCCGCCGGACTCATGGCGCGAAGCCGGCCGCAGCGTTGA
- the larA gene encoding nickel-dependent lactate racemase gives MSTLSLSYGRGHLPIRLPTGAQATVVRKRALPKLPDPRGAIRQALAQPIGAPGLAELARGRRSACILICDITRPVPNRLFLRPMVETMVSSGIPLDRISILVATGLHRPNLGEELAELVGDPWVLEHVRVDNHDARDAAAHVDFGRTATRGTPVRIDRQFVEADLRIATGLVEPHFMAGWSGGRKVIAPGVAHHETIRTFHSARFMEDPLAVQCNLVGNPLHEEQLEIVRMLGEVYALNTVIDEDRDLVCVTFGEIIASHAAAVDFVSGATRVPVPRKFRTVVTSSAGYPLDKTYYQTIKGMVTPLDILEPGGTLIIASECSEGFGSPEFRAAQTRLVELGPERFLATLTAKSLAEIDEWQTEMQLKSLRLGRVELYTTGLGAAERGITGTALVDDIDAAIAASVARSNDPAVAIIPEGPYVIPYHAAG, from the coding sequence GTGAGCACACTCAGCCTTTCCTATGGCCGCGGCCACCTGCCGATCCGCCTGCCGACGGGGGCGCAGGCGACCGTGGTGCGCAAGCGGGCGCTGCCGAAGCTGCCCGACCCGCGGGGCGCCATCCGCCAGGCGCTGGCGCAGCCGATCGGTGCGCCCGGCCTGGCCGAGCTGGCGCGCGGCCGGCGCAGCGCCTGCATCCTGATCTGCGACATCACTAGGCCGGTGCCGAACCGGCTGTTCCTGCGGCCGATGGTCGAGACCATGGTGTCCTCCGGCATCCCGCTGGACCGCATCAGCATCCTGGTCGCCACCGGCCTGCACCGGCCGAACCTGGGCGAGGAGCTGGCGGAGCTGGTGGGCGACCCCTGGGTGCTGGAGCATGTGCGGGTCGACAACCACGACGCCCGCGACGCCGCCGCCCATGTCGATTTCGGCCGCACCGCGACGCGCGGCACGCCGGTCCGGATCGACCGCCAGTTCGTCGAGGCCGATCTGCGCATCGCCACCGGGCTGGTCGAGCCGCATTTCATGGCCGGCTGGTCCGGCGGCCGCAAGGTGATCGCCCCCGGCGTCGCCCATCACGAGACCATCCGCACCTTCCATTCAGCCCGGTTCATGGAGGATCCGCTCGCGGTCCAGTGCAACCTGGTCGGCAACCCGCTGCATGAGGAGCAACTCGAGATCGTCCGCATGTTGGGCGAGGTCTACGCCCTGAACACGGTGATCGACGAGGATCGCGACCTGGTCTGCGTCACCTTCGGCGAGATCATCGCCAGCCACGCCGCCGCGGTGGACTTCGTCAGCGGCGCGACGCGAGTGCCGGTGCCGCGCAAGTTCAGGACGGTGGTGACCTCCTCGGCCGGCTATCCGCTGGACAAGACCTACTACCAGACGATCAAGGGCATGGTGACGCCGCTCGACATCCTTGAACCGGGCGGCACGCTGATCATCGCCTCGGAATGCTCCGAGGGCTTCGGCTCCCCGGAGTTCCGCGCGGCCCAGACCCGGCTGGTCGAGCTGGGGCCGGAGCGGTTCCTGGCGACGCTGACGGCGAAGTCCCTGGCCGAGATCGACGAGTGGCAAACCGAGATGCAGCTGAAGTCGCTGCGCCTCGGCCGGGTGGAGCTCTACACCACCGGCCTCGGCGCGGCGGAGCGGGGCATCACCGGCACGGCTCTCGTCGACGACATCGACGCCGCCATCGCCGCCAGCGTGGCGCGGTCGAACGACCCGGCGGTGGCGATCATCCCGGAAGGGCCGTACGTCATCCCGTATCATGCGGCAGGGTGA
- a CDS encoding FadR/GntR family transcriptional regulator: MSGASSVFDAIRRVPNLTAGLVQALEARITSGDLAPGQRLPTEQAIVNATGVSRTVVREALASLRARGLITTRQGLGAFVAETAPARSFAIDAEKLQSIGDVLQVLELRLSIEVEAAGLAAERRGPEELARIETAQAAFLAAISAPGADAETVGLGEDLAVHHAILAATGNAYFARVFDVFNVVMPRQRIPVATLSQAERERHLRRVGQEHQAILAAIRAGDAAAARRAMRAHLTRARDRYAALRSEAKAAP; encoded by the coding sequence ATGAGCGGGGCTTCCTCGGTTTTCGACGCGATCAGGAGGGTCCCCAACCTCACGGCCGGCCTGGTCCAGGCGCTGGAGGCCCGGATCACGTCCGGCGACCTCGCGCCAGGCCAGCGCCTGCCGACCGAACAGGCCATCGTCAACGCCACTGGCGTCAGCCGCACCGTGGTACGCGAGGCTCTCGCCTCGCTGCGCGCCCGCGGCCTGATCACCACCCGCCAGGGTCTCGGCGCCTTCGTGGCCGAGACCGCGCCGGCCCGGTCCTTCGCCATCGACGCGGAGAAGCTGCAATCGATCGGCGACGTGCTGCAGGTGCTGGAGCTGCGGCTGAGCATCGAGGTCGAGGCCGCCGGGCTGGCCGCCGAGCGGCGCGGCCCGGAGGAGCTGGCGCGCATCGAGACTGCCCAGGCGGCGTTCCTGGCGGCGATCTCGGCGCCGGGGGCCGATGCCGAGACGGTCGGGTTGGGCGAGGATCTGGCCGTCCACCACGCCATCCTGGCCGCCACCGGCAACGCCTATTTCGCCCGGGTGTTCGACGTCTTCAACGTGGTCATGCCGCGCCAGCGCATCCCGGTCGCGACCCTGTCGCAGGCGGAGCGCGAGCGCCATCTGCGCCGGGTCGGGCAGGAGCACCAGGCGATCCTGGCCGCGATCCGCGCCGGCGACGCCGCCGCGGCCCGCCGGGCGATGCGCGCGCACCTGACCCGCGCCCGGGACCGCTACGCGGCCCTGCGGTCGGAGGCGAAGGCGGCGCCCTGA